ATCTTGCACTGTTACTGCTGTCTAATGATTTGCTCTTATGAGTGGACTCCATATCAGAATGGCTGGTTTTGTGGCTGATTGCACTTCTCTTGTCTATTAACTGCACTGTGTGGGAGTCCCTACCTTTCTCATAGTCACTGTTTGACCGATTCTGTTGCTCGCAGGCTTTCAGTGGCCTCCTGTAAAACAATTTGCGAAAAACGTGGACCAATTCTACAAAACTAACAAATGCGGAAAGAACACCAACTACAAAATAGAACATCAAAAACACGGTCTTCTCCATAGGACGGGAAACAAAACAGTCCACGGTGTGAGGACATGGGAAACCGATGCAGAGAAACTGGGGTTCGATTGTAAAGCCGAATATTAAAAACTGAGAAATAATGAGGCCAATCTCAATGATCAGGCGGAGAATCACTTGAATCATGTATAATTTCTGTATCCTTGGCTGATCAAAAGCCAGCCCTTCCTTCTGGACGATGCGAACGTTCTCTTCCTTCTCACCCTTCGAGGACTGGTGCATAGCATAGGCCACAAATATCAGGGTCGGGATAGACAGAATCACAATGTGGAACACCCAGAGCCTGAATGGTGAAATAGGAAAGGCCTTGTTGTAACAGACCTGTTTGCAGCCTGGCTGCAGTGTGTTGCAGGCAAATTCCTCCTGCTCATCCTCAAAAATGTCACTGCCCACCGTGGCCAGGACGAGAATTCGGAAAATCACCATCAGCAGGAGCCAAATGCGACCCAGCAAAGGTGAGTGGCTTTTGATGGAATCGAGTAGATCGCTGAGGAAGTTCCATTCTCCCATTGTAACTCAGTCCAGCTTTCTCTATtgctgctctctcaatacctgCAGCAAGGAAGCAAAACATTTATCAGAGATTCATGAAGTGACTCAGTTAATACTGTTAATATTCTCACTCCAGCTTCTCAGAGATGGTATTACACACATCCggagctggtgggacttgaacttgggcctcctgactcaaaggtagggatgctaccaGTGCACACAAGAGCCCTACCAATTAACACCATCCACTCCCTTGCCTTAAATGCTGCATTCGTTATTGCTTGCTTAGCATTACACCCTCCTAACCACTGAAAGTTAGATTAAGCCTGATCCCTATGGTTGACTCCAATACCAATTCAGATGGCAGCACTAAGCAACAGTCCTGTAATATAATGTCCCGCCAACTAAAACCTGAAAAACAGAGCAGCACTATGATGgttgatggaattgaacccagagttttgaagaaaagcagtttGGAACACTGTATCACATAACTCCCAAGTTACAGAAGACTTCTATAGCAGCCCTGACCATACCGGATAAATAGATCACTGCTATTTGTGAGAGAACAAAGTCACAAACCTCCTCCAAATTATTCAGTCAGTGGAAGATTGCCATCGAGGTTATTTCAACTGGAGATAtcgaaaacaggagcaggaggaggccatttggccctttgtgtCTGCTGCACCATTTAATACGATcgtagctgatcatccaactcaataccctgtTTCCACTTTCTCCACATACCGTTTGTTTGctttagctctaagaactatAACTAACTGCTTTTTGGACATGTTCAATGTTTTGActtcaactgttttctgtggcagagaattccataggttcaccaccctccgggtgaagacatttctgctcatctcagtcctaaacggCCCACAACTCCAGGTACCTGTGATGAAAACAAGACCATCTGATCCCAGAGCTGAATCTGGCAGCATGACCATAAAGAGTTTCTACCAGGAAAGTAGGGGATAGGGAGGAGCATATAAACGTTGCTAGGATACTTCTGTTGATTCTTTACCAGAACCAAAGTTGGAACTGAAATACCGATGGTGTCCTGTTTCATAAAATTCTCATCATGATTGTGAAGTGTTGCTAAGGAACACCCCTATTAATTCCATCAAACAAATATCACAGTGGAGGCCTGAAAGAAGTTTTTCAATAACTTACACCCCATCATTTGAAGAAAACATGATTATAGATTGGTGCAAATACCTATGCAACAGCATCATGCAAGAATGCACTGAAACCTCTAATCTCTGTCAGAAAGTCATGAATGAAACTGTCTAGTTGCAAGGTATTCCAACAATTGAGCCCTCGTTGGTATTGTGCCATTCACTATTGAGAATTTGATTGCTTTGTGGAACCATTTCCTGTTCCCCCTTGGTGTGTTAACACAAGTGATTCCAGCAATCCTGCAGCAGCTCACTGTTCAGTCTCCAACCCAGTAAACAGGGCAAATCTTTGAAGACTCCATCCCTGGGGCAGTGTCTCACTAACAGCTGGTGAACTGAACGCAGATATCCATGTGGGCTTTTCCCAGTGTCCAAGCTACTCCAGAAATTTCAGGAGGGTTCCCTAAAGAATGCTACCCTCTTAAGTCAAGATTTTTGTCCATTCAATTTAGCAACAACTATGGTTGGTATGTATTTAgcaccgctgaaaatgtgttgctggaaaagcgcagcaggtcaggcagcatccaaggaataggagattcgacgtttcgggcttatgcccgaaacgtcgaatctcctgttccttggatgctgcctgacctgctgcgcttttccagcaacacattttcagctctgatctccagcatctgcagacctcacttcctcctcatgTATTTAGCACCTTCAATACGACCGCATGTTCTACTGCTTCACAGAGGCATGATAAAATAAGTGATGGCACCTATCTACGTACGGTTAGATTTGGCACATGAgcaaaaacttggtcaaagaggCAGATTTTAAGCAGCCTTTAACAAGAGACAAGTGAGGTAGAGAGACGGGACAGAGGTTAGGGAGCAACTTCATGAACCTCACCTTTAGCAGCCAAAAGACACAACCCTTAATGACGGAGTGACTGAAATCAGGATAAAGTTATAAAggaaggaaacagatcctttggtccaattggTCCatttcaaccagatatcctaaactgatctagtcctatttgccagcatttggctcatgtccctctaaacccttcttactcatgtaccatccagatgctttttaaatgtcatAGTTGTATAAGTTTCCATCACTTTCTGTGGCGGCTTGagcccccccctcacctccatcacaGACtgaaaagttgccccctaggtccctttaGAATCTTTGCCCTCTCGTCTTAAACCTAGTCTTGGACTCCCCTCCTCTGGGTAAAAGACTGCGACTATTCAccatgatcctcatgattttataaatctctgtaaggccACCTCTCGGCCTCCGATTCCAGGGGAAAAAATGCCCCAtactattcagcttctcctggTAGCTCAACCTCTACAATCTTGGCAAAacccttgtaaatcgtttctgtaccctttcaagtttaacaacatctttcctatcgcaaagacaccagaactgaacatcgtattctaaaagtggcctcacctgtGTCCTGTACTGCCagaacatggcatcccaactgcTATACACAATGCAGTGActaatgaaggtaagtgtgccaaatgccttcttcaccttcccatttacctgtaactccactttcaaggaactatgcatctgcaccACTAGGTCTCTGGTCGGCAACTCTCCACAGGGTCCTACCatttacattcctgatgaagggcttctgcccgaaacgtcgattttcctgctccttggatgctgcctgacctgctgtgcttttccagcaccactccaatcttgacatAGACCATTTactgtctaagtcctgccctgatttgcctttccaaaatgcaacacctcacatttatctaaattaaattccatctgctactcctcggcccatctgatcaaggttctgttgtactctgaggtaactttcttcgctgtccactaccaattttggtgccatctgcaaacatactaaccatatcttctacattcacatccaaatgattttatgtaaatgataagtACTCAAGAAGTCAGGGTTCAGAAGAGCACAGATATCTGACAGCATTGATGGGCTGCAGGAACTGACATCAGCAAACAAGCAGGAGTGAGGTGAtgcagggatttgaaaacaaggttaAAACTGAGGCATTGCTCACGTGGGAGCCAGTATAGATCAGAGTGCACCAGGTGATGGGTAAACAGGGTCTGGAGCAAGTTAAGACATAGGCTACAGAGTATGGACACGCACAAGTTTATGGATTGTAGGAAATTAACCAGGGCTGTGTGGTAATAATGAAATCTAGAGGCGAGAATGAGGGATtcaacaaaagaacagaagagaAAAAGGAGTTTCAGAAGGCTATTTGTCTTTTCTGAACGTTAAGCTGCCCTTTGCCATTCGTAGAGAAGAAGCAAAACAATCCACAGAGTATCACACAGCcccaacagtgtggaatcaggccattcggcccattcagtccacaccgaccctctgaagagcatcccacctagaccctaTTTAATagctttgcatttcctgtggctaatccaccaaacctacacatctttggaatgtgggaggaaatcagcgcacgcagaggaaacccacgcagatacagggagaatgtacaaacttcacaaaaacactggtctctggcactgcaaggcagcagtgctagccacagtGCTGGCCCACATCCTACAAAGCTTTCTTTCCCAGTTTCATGCAGGATACTGAGGCCAACTATAATGCCTCACCTGTTGTCTAGACTGAGATCAGGCGAGAAGCCTAGTGTGTGTTGGCCAATCCCTAACCTGCATACAACCACAAAGCTGTTACCAGTCAAGGAACGATCGGGTGCGCTCCCACCAGGTGACAAGAAACAAGGGGAAAGCAAAGGGCTTTGTGCATCTCAAAATACAGGTTTGTCAGAGACTGGCAAATTCCTGATCTCTTTGGAGTTGTTTACTTGCAACTTCACTGGATtcttaatccagaaactcagattAAAAACTGTGGGGACTAGGGTTCAAATTACACCATGGTGGCTAGTGGAATTTAAGTGTGCTTATTAAGCCTGGAACTGAAAGCTCATGTTAGTAATGGTGATTGTttggaccataagatataggagcagaattaagccatttggtccattgagtctccTCTGCcacttgatcatggctgatatgtttctccacccgattctcctgccttctccctgtaacttttgATCACCTTATTAaatcaagaagctatctatctctgtcataaagacattcaatgacttggcctccacagccctctgtagcaatgacttggcctccacagccctccacAGTTCACTTCCCTCTGGCTGAAGCAagtcctcatctcagttctaaacagGAATCCCTATTGTTCCTTCACCTTCACGCTGTGCCCTCGAGTCCACATCCcacctactggtggaaacatctggTAGTGGAAACTATCCAGGCCCCTCTCAGCAAGTTTCAACAAGATCTCCCCACATCCTTCAAAACTCCATCGAATATATTCCTCAACCGCTCCTGGCCTCTCTCGGACCGAAGGAATGTGTTGACTTTCAATTATCTGCTGCAAGTGCTTAATTAGCGGAATCGGTTCAAGCCCAACTTCAGATCATAGAGACTTCAGAAAGAGAATTCTACAGGATGGAGGCAAAATGGCTGGAGGTTTGAGTCCTAGCTTGTAAAGTATTCAAAGATTTGGGTGAAGTTACAGATAACAACATGAATGCAGtgcagagtgagagggacaggaGCATCAAACAGGAATTAGGATATGGTGcagcaacagatttttttttgcaactcCATTCACTTCACTCCAATTCTTGTTATGGATTTGATCCCTATAAATTTGCAAATTATTCTTTAATTAAGCTTCCACTTTTACCTTCCCACTAAAGGTTGAAGATTTTCAAAATCTCTTTCATTGGATTTGTTAACACCAGCCGATTGCCATTTTGAAATTCCTATCCCCTTGGGACTGCTCCAATAACTTTCACAGAGTCACTTCTCTTTTACTCTTACTTTCAATAACTTTCATATGCTAAACTGACCCTtagctgtggagggtcagtcactGAGTGCATTCAAAACAGAGATCAATAAATGTATAGATGCTACAAATATCGGGGATACAGGGCTAGTGCAATAAACTAGTTTTGAAGTAGAAGATCTAGTTGAATGGTAGAGTAggtacgatgggctgaatggcctcagatTCATAGATGTTTATAGCACTGAAGGGGTTCATTCTGCCCATTGCACTGAGCCAGTCAAAACAATCTGACTACATTAATTCTACTGTCCAGCTCTTTGCTCATAATTCCACAGGCAATGGCAACCCAAGTAAATATCTAAATATTGCTTAAATGTTCCGACTCAACCACTCTTTCGGGCCCTGCATTCTAGACTCCTACCAACATCAGGGGAAAATAACATATTTTTGACTCTCCTCTTAGCCTCCTACCTGTCGCCTGAACTCTCTTTCTTCAGCTCATATTTCTCAGGTTCCTACACAGCACAATAATTTCAAAGTTCTTGTTCCTATGTGTAATTCTGCTCACAGCTCCTCTCACCCTATCCATCTTCACCAAATGTAACATTTCTCAGACTCTAGCCTTTGGTGAACCATAAATAGTGAAACATCACTCTTATACTTTCCTGATTCCAGCCTTAGAAAGGAATCATTTTTCACCAAACTTTCACAACCCTTTTCTAAACTTTCCTCGAATTGAACTGTTTCAATCTTTCCTTCTCCTGCCAATGATGAAACCCAATGGAAGGGTGTTTCTCTATGTTACAGGCTCTATACAAACGCAAGTTCTTGATGTCTATCAATGCTGCAAATAGCTGAAACTGTGTGGAGTGACGTGGACAGGAGAGAATTTGAGTAATCTCAGTTGCTCGTCAACTCCCGTTCCCCCCCCTCCACAAGTGAAATGCATCTCCCAATAAACTACATCACCCTTTGCCCTGTCCCAGTCTAATTGGAGCCATAGGTTTAagtgtttttaaaatgaatttctgGAACAATAATAAATCTTCTTGTAGCACATCATCAGTACATCTGACAAATGGATAGCACAAATGTCATTAGTTCCCAACTACATTCAGTATGAAGTGCTGAAGGGAAGGGTAATTGGGGGCAGGAGAAGAATTCAGGTTCATCTGCCCTCAGTTGTGGTATTCAATCAGAAGTACAGAATGCAGCCCATGCCACACCCTTTGCTCTGATTATAGCACAGGCCCTTCAAACAGCCAGTGGCTGGATTAAGGACTTGCCATCTCTGTTGATTTGGCAGCAACAGCTGCCTCACCACAGCTGGGAAAGGTTGCAGGAGGAATCAGGGAGCTGACAAAATTCTTACCATACAAGCTGCTGAAAATATTGGCAAGCAAATCATTTGTGTATGTTTAAGACACATCCCACATTTGTTCCCTCATTAACACAAACCCTGTGGGGTGTAAAATTGACATTGACTCCCTGTTTTAGAAGCTGTTTGATTTTCATTCGTAAGGAAATAATTGTTGATTGCAATACCAGTTGTGCACCTAGGCTGCAATCTGACAAATCTTAACCCCATGAATCATAACATTTATTCCAAATATTTCTTGAATAACACTTTCCCGGACTGTGTCCCCTGTACCTCAAGAATAAACACAAAGGATCACCACCAGCCTCTAATTTATACACTATCCTGACTCAAAAGTGTATCAGTGATTTGTCTTCAttgctgggttaaaatgctgAAAGTATCTAACGTGTACCTGTACCACATGTACAGCCGTAGTCAAGGTAGTAGCTCGTCCCCAACAGTGAATGTGAGccacaatgctcacatcccacgaACAAGAACAAAACTTGTACCCAGGAAGAGTCTATACCATCTATAAATACGAAGCTTGTCTTGATTATGAATTCTTCTTTGTTAGTTGAAAAAGCTTTAACACAATAGCAGTGCCCTAGCTAGAGAACAGAAAGAAAATTTGCCTTATGGTTTACATTAATGAGCAGGTTGTGTATTTATGCAAGGAACCTAAGAAGACGTGGAAGATTTCATGTTTGAACATCCTCTCAAACTTGGATTATAATCAGGCTTTCAAATTATTACCATTGCCAATGAATTGGGGAAAACGGGAGGGAAATCAACAGTGGCCTTTATCGGAAGGATGAGCTGATGGCATGAATCCTGCATGTGCATTTATTTTCATGACATTGGTTGTCTTTGATTGCTCTTTACTGGAGAGGCAGCGACATCGTGGATAATGTCACTGAATTAGTAATTCAGTGACCCAGACAAATGGGGTCacgggttcaaaccccaccatcaTACCAGTGGAGTTCCATTAATGCATCTGAAATAAATAGCCAAGGTGCCATGAAACTACCATCAGTGGCTGTAATAATATCCTACAGGAAACCTCCTCCAGTCTGGctgaaatgtgactccagacccacagcaatatggatgATTCTTTAAGAATAGAGATTGGGCAACAAATGTCATCAttgccagcaacttctgcttttccCATGAATGATTGGAGAAATAAACTGGAGCATTCTGTCTTCATGAAGACCGCAGACATATAAGTGTGATAGAACAGGCAACTAGACACACATTAGAACAAGTAAATGGCCAATGGCCCAAGGTgcctgggactgtactccagGATGCAATTAACAACTCCACAAGACTCAGAGAGAAGGTGGaggatggcaaatgggacaatgGATAATCATAGAACAATCTGGGGGAGACCCAAGGCCATTCAGATTAGAAGTGAAAGTTACATTTGGGTTATTACTTTGTTAAAACTGATCAAAATAACTAAAACTAATTCCATCTTTATGCTCAGCAGTAAGAATACTTTGCTGGTTTCTGTGACATAGCAATTGGGATATCAGAGCAAGTAGCTTCCACAGCATCTAACATCAAGCTTGCAGGCACAATCAGCTGTAGTAGCACTGACGCTTGCTCTGGCTTCTCTTTCAACTCGGCTGGCAGATGTGCCTGGTCAGAAATGAAAAGATCAGGCAATTAGTGGGCTGATGACAAGTCTTTTCCTGAGATTTAATACGATCAAAACTCCCTCGGGATCTGTCCCAAAGCTCTCCTGTAGCTTGGCCAGTGAATGTGGAAGTATTCACTGTGTTTCACAGCTGTTGTTGGTTGCTGTCCACTCGCGTGAGGTCAGCACCAATAATATgtgaggtcatgtctgaccaactcaCATTCTGAATTTCATGTGGGATACCCAGGCTTTGTTCGTCCACAGCCTGCCACGCTGGGATTCAAACAAAGTGTCAAGTGGTTACTATTCAGAAGACAGCTTTCAGCCTATTGTATCTGTGGCAGCTCGATGGATAAGCAACTCCATTAACTCCATTCCACCATCTTCACCCCATCacattgcaaatgttttgtcttcacagaatcatagaagtgTTTGGgcacagaggaggccatttggtccatcatgcctACACTGGGTCATTAAATGAGCATCACTGGCACAAGAAGGTCTCATGTTTTCTCGCCCACATTTCCTTGCACAGTATCTTAAATGCAAATAATTAACTAATTCCATCTTGCTCGCCTTAATCAAAGCTGTCTCCCCCACACCGTCCATACCCTAACTATTtgatgaatgatttggagatgctggtgttggactggggtgtacaaagttaaaaatcacacaaaaccagaaaAAACACCAcaacacatgaaagaagtgaaactatcactgtattctcactgatgaaaggcttaacagacaatcaatttttcaatgtataatttcagttacatcacactgtaaatttttgctataaattctgtgttacgattgagccctccacaatcacctgatgaaggagtgtcactctaaaagctagtgtgcttccaattaaatctgttggactataaactggtgttgtgtgatgaaTGAGTAGGTGAGTCATAGTGTCTGACAACAGGCCTTTTGTCCCCCAGcctggtccatgctgatcaaaatgtccatccatgctaaccccatttccctcacAGCCCATATACTTATAGTCCTTTCCTGAGC
Above is a window of Hemiscyllium ocellatum isolate sHemOce1 chromosome 32, sHemOce1.pat.X.cur, whole genome shotgun sequence DNA encoding:
- the LOC132830887 gene encoding gap junction delta-3 protein-like codes for the protein MGEWNFLSDLLDSIKSHSPLLGRIWLLLMVIFRILVLATVGSDIFEDEQEEFACNTLQPGCKQVCYNKAFPISPFRLWVFHIVILSIPTLIFVAYAMHQSSKGEKEENVRIVQKEGLAFDQPRIQKLYMIQVILRLIIEIGLIISQFLIFGFTIEPQFLCIGFPCPHTVDCFVSRPMEKTVFLMFYFVVGVLSAFVSFVELVHVFRKLFYRRPLKACEQQNRSNSDYEKGRDSHTVQLIDKRSAISHKTSHSDMESTHKSKSLDSSNSARSSRSSTKKPPLHI